In Arthrobacter sp. MN05-02, one genomic interval encodes:
- the sigK gene encoding ECF RNA polymerase sigma factor SigK, protein METPRASRVSARATAAEEAAVDPGTGPTLTDLLLRVARQDRTAFALFYEQTSKRVYGLARRVLIDADLSEDATQEVYLQVWNTADRFDPQLGSPMAWLMTLTHRRAVDKVRSEQSATDREARYGAATQTVDHDDVVDTVTQRLEAESVVRCLDTLTETQQESVRMAYYGGLTYREVAERLGVAVPTIKSRIRDGLLRLKTCLGVA, encoded by the coding sequence ATGGAAACGCCACGAGCAAGCCGGGTCAGCGCACGTGCTACCGCAGCAGAGGAGGCGGCCGTCGATCCCGGTACCGGTCCCACACTGACCGACCTGCTGTTGCGGGTCGCGCGGCAGGACCGCACGGCCTTCGCCCTGTTCTACGAACAGACGTCGAAGCGCGTGTACGGACTCGCACGGCGGGTACTCATCGATGCGGACCTGAGCGAGGACGCCACCCAGGAGGTCTACCTCCAGGTGTGGAACACCGCCGACCGCTTCGATCCGCAGCTGGGCAGCCCGATGGCCTGGCTCATGACCCTCACGCACCGCCGTGCGGTGGACAAGGTGCGATCCGAGCAGAGCGCGACGGACCGGGAGGCCCGCTACGGAGCGGCCACCCAGACCGTCGACCACGACGACGTCGTCGACACGGTCACACAGCGGCTCGAGGCGGAGAGCGTGGTCCGGTGTCTGGACACGCTCACCGAGACGCAGCAGGAATCGGTGAGGATGGCCTACTACGGCGGCCTCACCTACCGCGAGGTGGCCGAGAGGCTCGGAGTCGCGGTGCCGACCATCAAATCGAGGATCCGTGACGGATTGCTCCGACTCAAGACGTGTCTGGGGGTGGCCTGA
- a CDS encoding GlcNAc-PI de-N-acetylase — protein sequence MTQDLGPTVPERVLVFAAHPDDIDFGASATIAGWTAAGTSVSYCILTDGDAGGFSAEDRPGIAGLRREEQRAAAGIVGVTDVTFLGQPDGHLEPTDTVIRAVVRRMREVRPDIVLSMHPERSWDRIQKSHPDHLACGEAVTRAVYPAVENPFAYPELEAAGIRSFRVPWLWFYGGPAHLENRFVDVTGSEDVKIAAITAHRSQHPDVERMQARVRDILRENARRGGLPEGRSAESFHVVGINTDETIAGF from the coding sequence GTGACGCAGGACCTTGGTCCGACGGTTCCGGAGCGGGTGCTGGTCTTCGCGGCGCACCCCGACGACATCGACTTCGGGGCGTCCGCGACGATCGCGGGCTGGACGGCCGCCGGGACGTCCGTCAGCTACTGCATCCTCACGGACGGTGACGCCGGCGGGTTCTCCGCGGAGGACCGGCCCGGCATCGCCGGCCTGCGCCGCGAGGAGCAGAGAGCAGCGGCGGGGATCGTCGGCGTCACCGACGTCACGTTCCTGGGGCAACCCGACGGTCACCTCGAACCCACGGACACCGTGATCCGCGCGGTCGTCCGCAGGATGCGCGAGGTCCGCCCCGACATCGTGCTGTCGATGCATCCCGAGCGGAGCTGGGACCGGATCCAGAAGAGCCATCCGGATCACCTCGCCTGCGGTGAGGCCGTCACGAGGGCCGTGTATCCGGCCGTGGAGAACCCGTTCGCCTACCCGGAGCTCGAGGCTGCCGGGATCAGGAGTTTCCGCGTGCCGTGGCTGTGGTTCTACGGCGGACCGGCGCATCTCGAGAACCGTTTCGTCGACGTGACGGGCTCGGAGGACGTCAAGATCGCCGCGATCACGGCGCATCGGAGCCAGCACCCGGACGTGGAGCGGATGCAGGCCAGGGTGCGGGACATCCTGCGGGAGAACGCCCGGCGCGGGGGCCTCCCGGAGGGGCGCAGCGCCGAGTCCTTCCACGTGGTGGGTATCAATACGGACGAGACGATCGCCGGGTTCTAG
- a CDS encoding cysteine desulfurase (possible pseudo due to frameshift), whose protein sequence is MPVYVDHAATTPISAPALAALTRELSRSGNPSSLHGSGRRARRSVEDARETIAAAAGAHPSEVVFTSGGTEADNLAIKGLYWARRAAAPGRNRILCSTVEHHAVQDTVEWLERHEGAEVVWLPVDGAGVVSLEALRVALAEAPERTALVTVMWANNEVGTVQPVHAVAAEAARFGVPVHSDAVQAFGSLPVSFADSGLATMAVSAHKIGGPVGVGALLVGRAVSLTPVQHGGGQERDIRSGTLDGAGIVAFAAAAHDAVTHLGDEGRRLAALRDRLIDGIRREVPQAVLRGVDHPAPEGTRLPGNVHFTFPRLRGGFAPVPPRPRRHRIVDRLGVHGGRAAAVPRPARHGAGRGRGPGRPAVQPGAYIHRRRR, encoded by the coding sequence ATGCCCGTGTATGTCGACCACGCGGCGACCACGCCCATCTCGGCGCCGGCGCTCGCCGCCCTCACCCGCGAACTCAGCCGGAGCGGCAATCCTTCCTCCCTCCACGGCTCCGGCCGGCGTGCCCGGCGGTCGGTGGAGGACGCGCGGGAGACCATCGCGGCCGCGGCCGGTGCGCATCCGTCCGAGGTCGTCTTCACCTCCGGCGGGACCGAGGCCGACAACCTGGCGATCAAGGGACTCTACTGGGCCCGGCGGGCCGCCGCCCCGGGACGCAACCGGATCCTCTGCAGCACCGTCGAGCACCACGCCGTGCAGGACACCGTCGAGTGGCTCGAACGCCACGAGGGCGCCGAGGTGGTGTGGCTCCCGGTGGACGGGGCCGGCGTCGTCTCCCTCGAGGCGCTGCGGGTCGCTCTGGCCGAGGCACCGGAACGGACGGCACTCGTCACCGTCATGTGGGCCAACAACGAGGTCGGGACCGTCCAGCCGGTCCACGCCGTCGCGGCGGAGGCCGCGCGCTTCGGCGTCCCCGTCCACAGCGATGCGGTGCAGGCGTTCGGGTCCCTCCCGGTCTCCTTCGCGGACTCGGGGCTCGCCACCATGGCCGTGAGCGCGCACAAGATCGGCGGCCCCGTCGGCGTCGGGGCCCTCCTCGTGGGGCGTGCCGTGAGCCTCACGCCGGTACAGCACGGTGGAGGGCAGGAGCGGGACATCCGATCGGGTACGCTCGACGGCGCGGGGATCGTGGCGTTCGCCGCGGCGGCCCATGACGCCGTCACACATCTGGGTGACGAGGGCCGCCGGCTGGCTGCTCTGCGGGATCGCCTGATCGACGGCATCCGCAGGGAGGTCCCGCAGGCCGTGCTCCGCGGCGTGGACCACCCGGCACCCGAAGGGACACGGCTGCCCGGCAACGTGCACTTCACCTTCCCCCGGCTGCGAGGGGGATTCGCTCCTGTTCCTCCTCGACCTCGCCGGCATCGAATCGTCGACCGGCTCGGCGTGCACGGCGGGCGTGCCGCGGCCGTCCCACGTCCTGCTCGCCATGGGGCTGGGCGAGGACGAGGCCCGGGGCGCCCAGCGGTTCAGCCTGGGGCATACATCCACCGCCGACGACGTTGA
- the cspR gene encoding putative tRNA (cytidine(34)-2'-O)-methyltransferase gives MFRILFHTPEIPGNTGAAIRLAAVAGAELHLVEPLGFSLEDSKLKRAGLDYHDLTVLHVHAGLDDAWDALQPRRVFAYTSDGDVPYTDIAYEPTDVLMFGRESDGLPHEVKHDPRVTARVRVPMLPSRRSLNLANTASIVLYEAWRQQGFAGAQR, from the coding sequence GTGTTCCGTATCCTCTTCCATACGCCCGAGATCCCCGGCAACACCGGGGCCGCCATCCGCCTCGCAGCCGTCGCCGGGGCAGAACTGCACCTCGTGGAACCGCTGGGCTTCAGCCTCGAGGACTCGAAGCTGAAGCGGGCCGGGCTCGACTACCACGACCTGACGGTGCTGCACGTCCATGCGGGCCTCGACGATGCCTGGGATGCGCTGCAGCCCCGGCGGGTCTTCGCCTACACCTCCGACGGGGACGTCCCGTACACGGACATCGCCTACGAACCCACGGACGTCCTGATGTTCGGCCGGGAATCGGACGGCCTGCCGCACGAGGTGAAGCACGACCCCCGCGTGACCGCACGGGTCCGCGTGCCCATGCTGCCCTCACGACGATCGCTCAACCTCGCCAACACCGCATCCATCGTCCTCTACGAAGCCTGGCGCCAGCAGGGCTTCGCAGGTGCTCAGCGATGA
- a CDS encoding dihydropteroate synthase gives MDSQAAAPSSSGTYRPVFRHAVRDFGSRTLDFDRQVALMAVINRTPDSFYDGGRTFALQAAVDASLQAVADGADWVDIGGAPFAPGNPIPASEEADRIVPVISAVRAASDVIISADTFLPEVARQALAAGANVVNDTTGLRDPDMAAVVAEAGAHLVITHSLAEPRSVYPRPAYGDVVREVADFLLRKVDDAVRLGIPEDRILLDPGHDLNKNTLHSLEITRRFAEIAGLGFPTLAAVSNKDFIGETLDRPKRERVEGSLAAAVICILGGARVVRMHNVPASRAAVDLTEAVLGWREPAYLRHNMGDVNEPAAP, from the coding sequence GTGGACAGTCAAGCAGCGGCTCCGTCATCCTCCGGGACCTACCGTCCGGTGTTCCGTCACGCGGTGCGTGACTTCGGTTCCCGCACGCTCGACTTCGACCGCCAGGTCGCGCTCATGGCCGTCATCAACAGGACGCCGGATTCGTTCTACGACGGCGGGAGGACCTTCGCGCTCCAGGCCGCCGTCGATGCGTCCCTGCAGGCGGTCGCCGACGGCGCGGACTGGGTGGACATCGGCGGAGCGCCCTTCGCGCCCGGCAACCCGATCCCGGCGTCGGAGGAGGCGGACCGCATCGTCCCTGTCATCAGCGCCGTGCGCGCAGCATCCGACGTCATCATCTCCGCCGACACCTTCCTGCCCGAGGTGGCCCGCCAGGCGCTGGCCGCAGGAGCCAACGTCGTGAACGACACCACGGGGCTCCGGGACCCCGACATGGCGGCCGTGGTGGCCGAGGCCGGCGCGCACCTGGTCATCACGCACAGCCTGGCCGAACCCCGCTCGGTGTACCCGCGGCCCGCCTACGGCGACGTGGTCCGGGAGGTCGCGGACTTCCTGCTCCGGAAGGTGGACGACGCCGTGCGGCTCGGCATCCCCGAGGACCGGATCCTGCTGGACCCGGGCCACGACCTCAACAAGAACACACTGCACTCGCTCGAGATCACACGCCGCTTCGCGGAGATCGCGGGCCTGGGTTTCCCGACCCTGGCGGCGGTGTCCAACAAGGACTTCATCGGCGAGACCCTCGACAGGCCGAAGCGCGAACGCGTGGAGGGCTCGCTCGCGGCCGCCGTGATCTGCATCCTCGGTGGGGCCCGCGTCGTCCGCATGCACAACGTCCCCGCGTCACGCGCCGCCGTCGACCTCACCGAGGCGGTCCTGGGGTGGCGGGAACCCGCCTACCTCCGGCACAACATGGGCGACGTCAACGAACCGGCGGCGCCATGA
- a CDS encoding hypothetical protein (possible pseudo due to frameshift): MSGGVDSAVAAARAVEAGHDVVGVHLALSRMPGTLRTGSRGCCTIEDSRDAWRACDILGIPYYVWDFSERFKEDVVDDFVAEYAAGRTPNPCMRCNERIKFAALLEKALALGFDAVCTGHYAKVVEDADGNPGTAPGGRLGEGPVVRARCPDPRAAPALHVPAGRDAVEVGGPCGGRAARCLRREQARQP, translated from the coding sequence ATGAGTGGCGGCGTCGACTCCGCGGTGGCGGCGGCGCGCGCGGTGGAGGCGGGGCACGACGTCGTCGGGGTGCACCTCGCGCTCTCGCGCATGCCCGGCACGCTCCGGACGGGCAGCCGCGGCTGCTGCACCATCGAGGATTCGCGGGACGCGTGGCGCGCCTGCGACATCCTCGGCATCCCGTACTACGTCTGGGACTTCTCCGAGCGGTTCAAGGAGGACGTCGTCGACGACTTCGTCGCCGAGTACGCGGCGGGGCGCACGCCGAACCCCTGCATGCGCTGCAACGAGCGCATCAAGTTCGCGGCGCTGCTCGAGAAGGCCCTCGCCCTCGGCTTCGACGCCGTCTGCACCGGCCATTACGCGAAGGTCGTGGAGGACGCCGACGGCAATCCGGGAACTGCACCGGGCGGCCGACTGGGCGAAGGACCAGTCGTACGTGCTCGGTGTCCTGACCCACGAGCAGCTCCGGCACTCCATGTTCCCGCTGGCCGAGACGCCGTCGAAGTCGGAGGTCCGTGCGGAGGCCGAGCGGCGCGGTGTCTCCGTCGCGAACAAGCCCGACAGCCATGA
- the rskA gene encoding anti-sigma-K factor RskA — protein sequence MNRQFADDLATDLARGHVLEWAELYALDAISSDERRVIEAFVEETDSATSATFADRVRTCRETVASAYAAGEVEPPAELFERIVAQLPGAEQTGNGTAAPTGSLPRPGLAAVPGPGPERVQQAAHGAGQDDLARRRATRASMSSRAGRWVVAAAAAVVIAVGGVTIAQNLETTTVEQQVLQASDVRTEQLPLAAGGVADLAVSGEENAAVVTLSGVPAPAAGFVYQMWRIPSDGTAPVSVGTMSGEDVAGTKVTELPEIGGFSAIAITVEPEGGSAAPTLPVVAEIPLGA from the coding sequence ATGAACAGACAATTCGCCGATGACCTCGCCACCGATCTGGCGCGCGGGCACGTCCTCGAGTGGGCCGAGCTCTACGCGCTGGATGCCATCAGCTCCGACGAACGCCGCGTCATCGAGGCGTTCGTGGAGGAGACGGATTCCGCGACCAGCGCGACATTCGCCGATCGCGTCCGCACCTGCCGGGAGACGGTGGCCTCCGCCTACGCAGCGGGCGAGGTGGAACCGCCGGCGGAGCTGTTCGAACGGATCGTCGCACAGCTCCCCGGAGCGGAGCAGACCGGCAATGGAACAGCGGCCCCGACCGGGTCGCTGCCCCGTCCGGGCCTCGCCGCAGTGCCCGGTCCCGGACCCGAGAGGGTCCAGCAGGCGGCGCACGGCGCAGGCCAGGACGACCTGGCACGGCGCCGGGCCACCAGGGCCTCTATGTCCTCACGGGCCGGGCGCTGGGTGGTCGCTGCGGCTGCGGCCGTGGTCATCGCCGTCGGTGGCGTCACGATCGCCCAGAACCTCGAGACGACCACGGTCGAGCAGCAGGTCCTGCAGGCCTCCGATGTCCGGACGGAACAGCTTCCCCTGGCCGCCGGCGGCGTGGCCGACCTCGCGGTGTCCGGGGAGGAGAACGCGGCCGTCGTGACCCTCAGCGGTGTCCCGGCACCGGCCGCAGGATTCGTCTACCAGATGTGGCGCATCCCCTCCGACGGGACGGCTCCCGTGTCGGTGGGGACGATGTCCGGTGAGGACGTCGCGGGAACCAAGGTCACCGAACTCCCGGAGATCGGCGGATTCAGCGCGATCGCCATCACCGTCGAACCCGAGGGCGGCTCGGCGGCGCCGACGCTGCCGGTCGTCGCGGAGATCCCACTCGGAGCCTGA